One Deltaproteobacteria bacterium DNA window includes the following coding sequences:
- a CDS encoding MerR family transcriptional regulator, with product MSSAATSIDDDTWHYKMKDLCKITGLGRQAIHFYIQQGLVPPGRKTGHNMAWYSESHLERIQMIRKLQHERFLPLKAIKAMLDEQDTLYSPAQRDFLKDLRQSVQIEGMSADTLAAGAVRADELVASKIITKEDLEELIEAQIIGSQTDDDGNTIVSQKDIGILKILTELREAGFSKELGFHAELIRGYETSMSELVKWEAQLVTEKLGKLPAQEAASVIQEALPVVHKLLIHYHQVRITDILASL from the coding sequence ATGAGTAGCGCTGCCACTTCAATTGATGACGACACTTGGCACTACAAGATGAAGGACCTGTGTAAAATTACAGGATTAGGCCGGCAAGCGATCCATTTCTATATCCAACAAGGGCTTGTTCCACCCGGCCGAAAGACCGGTCACAACATGGCTTGGTACAGCGAGAGTCATCTTGAACGAATTCAAATGATTCGCAAATTACAACATGAACGGTTTCTTCCGCTAAAAGCCATCAAAGCGATGCTGGATGAACAAGACACACTCTATAGCCCAGCCCAAAGAGACTTCTTAAAAGACCTTCGTCAGTCTGTTCAGATTGAAGGGATGTCAGCTGATACGCTTGCTGCTGGCGCAGTACGGGCCGATGAGTTGGTGGCGAGTAAAATCATCACCAAAGAAGACTTAGAAGAACTCATCGAAGCTCAAATTATTGGCTCACAAACCGACGACGACGGAAATACCATTGTGTCTCAAAAAGACATCGGCATCCTGAAAATTCTAACCGAGCTTCGCGAAGCGGGGTTCTCGAAGGAACTCGGGTTTCATGCTGAGCTGATCCGCGGATATGAGACATCAATGTCTGAGCTGGTTAAATGGGAAGCTCAACTGGTAACTGAAAAATTGGGCAAACTCCCAGCTCAGGAAGCCGCTTCAGTTATTCAGGAAGCGCTGCCTGTCGTGCACAAGTTACTCATTCATTATCACCAAGTTCGAATCACTGATATTTTGGCATCACTCTAA
- a CDS encoding ferredoxin--NADP reductase — MKYAPPTDPALLRQPTSTPKMLDGEGRIRGSLRQLYRDVDSVLWAFRGTSPAPFSLRDGSAYDNQLRAVGAELSNQREMDVVAIDKIAEDAVKITLRPTDKQPIQFYAGQFLTLAIEIDGELVKRPYSICSSPDQEDTVSIGVRALNNGKMSTYLNNVLEAGDTVGVYGPSGSYGVQNISELGQHTVCIAGGSGITPQMAILKYTLEQSSESLATLIFINRTVESTMFHNEIKELKKSFGDRFTLHSIYTRSTKKHTRIKAKRLSTLLKPTTSPALASQYFLCGPEELMNLTHQTLEQLGVKPDYIHREEFTAAISQVDQNMSERVESLTVHTDTGHQLTTVNPGQTLLEAGLQAGITLPFSCTMGGCGACKVKVVKGDVAMPEPNCLTQEDKASGHILSCISHACGPVILEVKS, encoded by the coding sequence ATGAAGTATGCCCCTCCGACCGATCCCGCCTTATTGAGGCAACCCACCTCAACTCCCAAGATGCTCGACGGTGAAGGGCGTATTCGAGGTAGCTTGCGACAGCTTTACCGCGACGTCGACAGCGTGCTCTGGGCCTTTCGAGGAACATCCCCCGCTCCTTTTAGCCTGAGAGATGGCTCGGCTTACGACAATCAATTGCGTGCAGTCGGTGCAGAATTGTCCAACCAAAGAGAGATGGACGTTGTTGCAATCGATAAGATTGCCGAAGACGCCGTAAAAATCACACTTCGCCCTACCGACAAGCAACCAATCCAATTTTATGCTGGGCAATTCCTTACCCTCGCTATCGAAATAGACGGTGAGCTGGTTAAGCGTCCTTACAGTATTTGCTCCTCTCCGGATCAAGAAGACACCGTTTCAATCGGAGTTCGTGCGCTCAATAACGGGAAGATGTCTACCTATCTCAACAATGTGCTCGAAGCTGGCGACACTGTTGGTGTCTACGGTCCTTCCGGTTCCTACGGCGTTCAAAACATCTCTGAACTCGGCCAACACACCGTCTGCATTGCAGGGGGAAGCGGTATTACACCCCAAATGGCGATTTTGAAATACACGCTTGAGCAATCCAGCGAGAGCCTGGCTACACTGATATTTATCAATAGAACCGTTGAATCGACGATGTTTCATAATGAGATTAAAGAGCTGAAAAAAAGCTTTGGAGACCGGTTCACCCTGCACTCAATTTATACTCGGTCCACCAAGAAGCACACCCGAATCAAAGCCAAACGCCTCAGTACCTTACTCAAGCCGACGACAAGCCCTGCCTTGGCGAGCCAATACTTTTTGTGTGGTCCAGAAGAGCTTATGAATCTTACTCATCAAACGCTTGAGCAACTCGGTGTTAAGCCTGATTATATTCACCGTGAGGAATTTACGGCCGCAATATCCCAGGTCGACCAAAATATGAGCGAGCGGGTTGAGTCGTTGACCGTTCACACCGATACCGGACATCAGTTAACAACCGTCAATCCTGGCCAAACGCTCCTTGAAGCAGGTCTTCAGGCCGGTATTACACTGCCCTTTTCATGCACGATGGGCGGCTGTGGTGCGTGCAAAGTAAAAGTAGTTAAAGGCGACGTCGCAATGCCTGAGCCCAATTGCTTGACTCAAGAGGACAAGGCCAGCGGGCACATTCTAAGCTGTATTTCCCACGCATGCGGACCCGTGATTCTTGAGGTGAAATCATGA